The genomic window AAGTAATGTTAGCATATCAGCATATGGAATTAACCAGCTTTCATCCATATGTTCTTCATGCTTTTTTTTCCTTTTAACCATCTATATCTGAACCTTCCTCCATTAATTGCCTTTGTTCAGGAGTTAAAAAAACCATCATTTTTTCTTTAATTTGCACTGGGTTACTACCACTTTGAATAGATATTAATCCTTCTAAAATCATAGTCTTAATAACAATTTCTTCTTGAGACTTACGTTTCAATTTGTTAGCAAATGGATGCCATAATACATAACCAGTAAATATTCCAAAAAGTGTTGCAACAAATGCTGCTGCAATTGATACACCTAATGCATCAACATCATCTAAAGATCCTAAAGCACCTATAAGTCCTATAACCGCACCTAAAACTCCTAAAGTAGGTGCATAAGTACCAGCTTGGGTAAAAACTAAAGCACCACTAGCATGTCTTTCCTCCATCATTACTATCTCTGTTTCCATATAGTCTCTTAAAAATTGCTCATCTTGTCCATCAACAATCATTTGTAGCCCTTTTTTAATAAATGGATCATCTATTTCTGCCATTTGCGTTTCAAGTGATAACAAACCATCTCTACGAGCTTGATATGCTAAGTCTACAATCATTTGTATTATATTTGCAGGTTCATATAATTTTTGTTCAGTAAATAATATTTTAAAAAGTTTAGGAACTCTTTTGATTTCTTTCATGGTAAAAGCATTTAAAATACATGCTATTGTACCAACAAATATTATTATTAATGCAGCTGGATCAATTAATACAGCCGGGTTTGAACCTTTAGCCATAATTCCTCCTAAAAGAGTTACAGCTGCAAGAATCATCCCCAAAATAATAGGTCTATCCATATTTCTCCCACTCCACAACAACTTTAATTATTACAATATCTTTCTTTATATAAATAAATATCGAAATATACCAGAAAATACTTAAATATTTTGTCTTTATCTAATACTTTTGTTCGTTTATTTGATTAATAAATTTAAGCCTCCCCCATAATATATTGAGTAATGTTTTTACAATGATCAGTAATTCTTTCTAAGTTACCTAATATATCTAAGAAAACTGCACCATTATTTCCATTACATATTCCTTCATTCAGTCTTCTTATGTGATTTTTTCTATAGTCTATTTGCATTTTGTCCATAATTTGCTCAT from Candidatus Syntrophocurvum alkaliphilum includes these protein-coding regions:
- the motA gene encoding flagellar motor stator protein MotA, whose amino-acid sequence is MDRPIILGMILAAVTLLGGIMAKGSNPAVLIDPAALIIIFVGTIACILNAFTMKEIKRVPKLFKILFTEQKLYEPANIIQMIVDLAYQARRDGLLSLETQMAEIDDPFIKKGLQMIVDGQDEQFLRDYMETEIVMMEERHASGALVFTQAGTYAPTLGVLGAVIGLIGALGSLDDVDALGVSIAAAFVATLFGIFTGYVLWHPFANKLKRKSQEEIVIKTMILEGLISIQSGSNPVQIKEKMMVFLTPEQRQLMEEGSDIDG